In Arctopsyche grandis isolate Sample6627 chromosome 13, ASM5162203v2, whole genome shotgun sequence, one DNA window encodes the following:
- the SdhD gene encoding succinate dehydrogenase, subunit D has product MALSWAVRAATSRGCSNLLLTQQSRLSYFTVQNAPKIGMLQHFQTNNGISHRIPTPTIQTPIAKSYSSSAPVSASSGSHSTLWVAERALSVALIGLAPLAIAVPCKPLDVLFAVSMVAHTYWGFEAIIQDYVRELLFGSIAPKAAHGLLIAVMVATLGGLFYLIFNDIGLAANIRKLWAVKSKDQVAK; this is encoded by the exons ATGGCGCTTTCTTGGGCTGTTCGTGCGGCTACATCCAGGG GATGCTCCAATTTACTATTAACTCAACAATCCCGATTGAGTTACTTCACCGTACAAAATGCACCGAAGATCGGCATGCTGCAGCACTTCCAAACTAATAATGGAATCTCTCATAGGATACCTACACCCACGATTCAAACACCCATCGCAAAA agcTATAGTTCTAGTGCCCCTGTATCAGCGAGTAGCGGATCTCATAGCACGCTTTGGGTAGCTGAAAGAGCTCTCTCGGTCGCCCTCATAGGTCTCGCACCCTTAGCTATTGCCGTTCCGTGCAAGCCGCTCGATGTACTATTTGCAGTCAGCATGGTCGCACATACATATTG GGGATTCGAAGCCATCATTCAAGACTACGTCAGAGAACTTTTGTTCGGATCGATCGCACCTAAAGCAGCACACGGTCTGTTGATTGCCGTAATGGTAGCAACACTCGGTGGACTCTTCTACTTGATATTCAACGACATTGGACTGGCAGCAAACATCAGAAAATTATGGGCAGTCAAATCGAAAGATCAAGTTGCGAAATAA
- the PTPMT1 gene encoding protein tyrosine phosphatase, mitochondrial 1, producing MADERTAGAYVRLGEPDSTPERASASGSGSGSGGEPQPQPQREEVAVAQPPSQPEAVAETSQVRVDDDDSAFSLKMMGSAMFARISFFPTLMYNMMMERMTARRWYDRIDDSVILGALPFTSMTEELKIKENVRGVVSMNESYELRLFSNNRESWAEQNIKFLQLATTDIFAAPCQDKLMQGVKFINRFLPRESKILDSANEDNHINAGTVYVHCKAGRTRSATLVGCYLMMKHNWTPDEAVAHMKEKRPHVLLHTMQWDALGIFYKENILNR from the exons ATGGCCGACGAACGAACCGCTGGGGCCTACGTCAGATTGGGTGAGCCAGATTCGACACCTGAGCGTGCAAGTGCAAGTGGAAGTGGAAGTGGAAGTGGAGGTGAACCTCAACCGCAACCTCAGAGAGAAGAAGTCGCCGTCGCTCAGCCGCCATCGCAGCCAGAAGCCGTGGCCGAGACGAGCCAAGTGAGAGTGGATGACGACGATTCCGCTTTCTCGTTGAAAATGATG GGCTCAGCGATGTTCGCCCGCATCTCCTTCTTCCCCACTCTCATGTACAACATGATGATGGAGCGGATGACGGCGAGACGATGGTACGACAGGATAGACGACAGCGTCATTCTGGGAGCTCTTCCCTTCACGAGTATGACCGAAgag CTGAAAATAAAGGAAAATGTCAGAGGCGTTGTTTCAATGAACGAGTCGTACGAGCTGAGATTATTCTCGAACAATCGGGAG AGCTGGGCCgaacaaaacataaaatttctGCAACTGGCCACGACGGACATTTTCGCAGCGCCGTGCCAGGATAAGTTGATGCAGGGCGTCAAATTCATCAACAGATTTCTACCCAGAGAGTCGAAGATACTCGACAGTGCCAACGAAGACAATCACATCAACGCCGGCACGGTGTACGTTCACTGCAAGGCGGGCCGAACGAGAAGTGCAACTCTAGTCGGATGCTACTTAATGATG AAACACAATTGGACGCCGGATGAAGCCGTCGCTCACATGAAAGAGAAAAGGCCACACGTGTTACTCCACACGATGCAATGGGACGCTCTCGGTATTTTCTACAAAGAAAATATCTTAAATAGATAG
- the Rpt5 gene encoding 26S proteasome regulatory subunit Rpt5 — MAGTLEDQAIWEEGEEALGEEVLRMPTDEIVSRTRLMDNEIRIMKSEVMRISHELQAQNDKIKENAEKIKVNKTLPYLVSNVIELLDVDPQEEEEDGAVVDLDSQRKGKCAVIKTSTRQTYFLPVIGLVDAEKLKPGDLVGVNKDSYLILETLPAEYDARVKAMEVDERPTEKYSDIGGLDKQIQELIEAVVLPMTHKEKFVNLGIHPPKGVLLYGPPGTGKTLLARACAAQTKSSFLKLAGPQLVQMFIGDGAKLVRDAFALAKEKSPAIIFIDELDAIGTKRFDSEKAGDREVQRTMLELLNQLDGFSSTADIKVIAATNRVDILDPALLRSGRLDRKIEFPHPNEEARARIMQIHSRKMNVSPDVNFEELSRSTDDFNGAQCKAVCVEAGMIALRRSATAVTHEDFMDAILEVQAKKKANLSYYA, encoded by the exons ATGGCAGGAACTCTGGAAGACCAGGCGATCTGGGAAGAGGGGGAGGAAGCCCTGGGCGAGGAAGTCCTCAGAATGCCCACGGACGAGATCGTCAGCCGCACCAGGCTTATGGACAATGAGATCCGCATCATGAAGTCGGAAGTGATGCGCATCTCGCACGAACTCCAAGCCCAGAACGACAAGATCAAAGAGAACGCCGAAAAAATCAAAGTAAACAAAACCCTCCCGTATCTAGTGTCCAACGTGATCGAACTCCTCGACGTGGACCCTCAAGAGGAGGAGGAGGACGGCGCAGTAGTAGACCTCGACTCGCAACGCAAAGGCAAATGTGCCGTCATCAAAACGTCCACCAGGCAAACTTACTTCCTACCGGTGATCGGCCTCGTCGACGCAGAGAAACTGAAACCGGGAGACCTCGTCGGAGTCAACAAAGACTCGTACCTCATCTTGGAAACCCTACCGGCCGAATACGACGCTCGCGTCAAGGCTATGGAAGTCGACGAGCGACCCACTGAAAAGTATTCAGACATCGGTGGACTCGACAAACAGATCCAG GAGCTGATCGAAGCCGTCGTATTGCCCATGACCCACAAAGAAAAGTTCGTCAATCTTGGGATTCATCCGCCCAAAGGTGTTTTATTATATGGACCACCCGGTACGGGAAAAACGCTTTTGGCCCGTGCTTGTGCTGCTCAGACGAAATCATCTTTCCTCAAATTGGCTGGACCACAACTAGTACAGATGTTCATCG GTGACGGTGCAAAATTGGTGCGCGACGCATTCGCTCTAGCAAAAGAAAAGTCTCCAGCTATAATTTTCATTGACGAATTGGACGCCATCGGCACGAAGAGATTCGACTCGGAGAAAGCTGGAGACAGAGAGGTCCAAAGGACCATGTTAGAACTGCTCAACCAATTGGACGGATTCAGTTCGACGGCCGACATCAAAGTCATCGCAGCCACCAACAGAGTCGACATCCTCGATCCTGCCCTACTACGATCAGGTCGACTGGATAGAAAGATAGAATTTCCTCATCCCAACGAGGAAGCGAGAGCGCGAATCATGCAAATCCACTCCAG GAAAATGAACGTCAGTCCCGATGTGAACTTTGAAGAGTTGTCCAGATCTACTGACGATTTCAACGGGGCCCAATGCAAAGCCGTCTGCGTAGAAGCTGGTATGATCGCTCTGAGGAGATCGGCGACTGCCGTAACTCACGAAGACTTCATGGATGCAATATTAGAAGTGCAAGCAAAGAAGAAGGCAAACCTGAGCTACTATGCGTAG
- the LOC143921083 gene encoding SKA complex subunit 1-like, which produces MALKQTSYESVDELIEAQTARKDDLMQVVSIIGDQKYLQEYIHDAFNILDNIKQNMKVLKNERNKCNEALSQMEGCQKSADEVLSRMNYIENNLPNQFRKEMRFNGTIENDSIINDSIGVTPLPSSKKSLNFGDSFTFSAQKAPVKNPGIQHLSADEFQDIPSYMRGRTTQDKLNSFIDIVNICIKEKYDFINTTKMDKQKKNILKKGASEKFANYMKDEKTANIKGKKFITQEDLKLTMSGKLDKQTLNLITMLRHTRRLEINRNSGVMSYVAMCDDMYCK; this is translated from the exons ATGGCCTTGAAGCAAACAAGCTATGAAAGTGTCGACGAGCTGATTGAAGCTCAGACAGCTAGAAAGGACGACTTGATGCAAGTCGTATCCATCATAGGAGATCAGAAATACCTTCAGGAGTACATACACGATGCTTTCAATATTCTAGACAACATTAAACAAAACATGAAAGTGCTCAAGAATGAAAGAAATAAATGCAACGAAGCTCTGTCCCAGATGGAAGGTTGCCAGAAGTCGGCTGACGAAGTTCTCTCTAGGatgaattatattgaaaataatttaccaAATCAGTTTAGAAAAGAAATGAGATTCAACGGAACGATCGAAAATGATAGT aTTATAAACGACAGTATCGGAGTTACGCCATTGCCGTCTTCTAAAAAGTCTTTGAATTTTGGAGACAGCTTTACTTTTAGTGCCCAAAAAGCTCCCGTGAAAAATCCTGGAATTCAACATCTCAGCGCGGATGAATTCCAAGATATACCTTC atatatgcgaGGCCGAACTACACAAGATAAATTGAATTCATTCATCGATATTgtcaatatttgtataaaagaaaaatatgattttattaataCGACTAAAATGGATAAACAGAAAAAGAACATTTTGAAAAAGGGAGCGAGTGAAAAGTTTGCCAACTATATGAAGGATGAGAAAACGGCCAATATAAAAG GAAAGAAATTCATCACGCAAGAAGATTTAAAATTGACAATGAGCGGTAAATTGGACAAGCAGACTTTGAATTTGATTACGATGCTGCGGCATACACGTCGTCTTGAAATCAATCGTAATAGCGGTGTGATGAGTTATGTTGCAATGTGCGATGATATGTATTGCAAGTga
- the Hrd3 gene encoding HMG-coA reductase degradation 3: protein MRYQLRVIVSLALITLVFGDVSGPVSSSKKDKGEEDSDGEGSKVPVDFNDHKSDSIDDIVKRERSFVSRLRDIGNSPTFDETVRIMKAGDSDKDDSESSEKDISDDDSEDQVEVFEKVRKWMKTLMLLGHDSALDSDSDESEDPEEMLKLLLSLPEEPYVEPSIEEIESESIYTLGMTQLNKSQGNKHLGYKLMNKAAEMGHKGAKIILAWAKLFGSQIDQNIDDAREVFENLAATGNGEAHTGLGLMYAAGIGVNVSQPRALIHLTMGALANSTWAQMALGYRYWAGVTVPSACDKALYFYRKVATKVANEVSLSGGAAIQRVRILDEHENSGVNTYTLYSDLIEYYRLLAEKGDIPTQVGLGQLHYQGVRGVPLDIQKAMKYFQQAADAGNAEAMAYLGKIYLEGSDSVKADNETALKYFKKAAELNNPVGQSGLGLMYLHGRGVHKDTNQALKYFKLAADQGWVDGQLQLGNMYFGGIGVRRDFKMANKYYYLASQSNHVLAIYHLGQMHAEGLGVLRSCPTAVEFFKTVAERGKWGEQLMLAFHEYRQFEKNKAFVQFAIMAQLGYEIAQSNAACLLDRGEVTLFSGPPEDYVRALTYWSRSAAQGYSPAQVKLGDYHYYGLGTPVDYETAASHYRLASEQQHNAQAMFNLGYMHEQGLGMRRDVHLAKRCYDLAAETSPDAKVPVALALLKLMIVFNLESFQENPISMLFPIDESFLTNWDIYLITILTGILGAVIYFRRPRGVQQPAN, encoded by the exons ATGAGATATCAATTACGTGTGATCGTCTCGTTGGCGCTGATCACCCTCGTTTTCGGAGACGTGTCGGGGCCCGTGAGCTCGTCCAAAAAGGATAAAGGCGAAGAAGACTCGGACGGTGAGGGTAGCAAAGTTCCGGTCGATTTCAACGATCATAAATCGGATAGCATTGATGATATCGTCAAAAGGGAAAGGAGCTTCGTATCTCGGCTGCGAGACATCGGAAATTCGCCTACATTCGACGAAACCG ttcgTATTATGAAAGCTGGAGATTCGGACAAAGACGATTCAGAATCGAGCGAAAAAGATATTTCCGACGATGACAGTGAAGATCAAGTAGAAGTTTTTGAAAAAGTGCGCAAATGGATGAAGACTTTAATGCTTCTCGGTCATGATTCCGCTTTAGATTCCGATTCGGAT gagtCGGAAGATCCAGAAGAAATGTTGAAATTATTACTATCTCTTCCTGAAGAGCCTTATGTTGAGCCATCAATAGAAGAGATTGAAA GTGAAAGTATTTACACGTTGGGTATGACCCAATTGAACAAAAGTCAAGGCAATAAACACTTGGGATATAAATTGATGAATAAAGCCGCCGAGATGGGGCACAAAGGCGCTAAGATTATACTCGCCTGGGCCAAACTCTTCGGCAGTCAGATAGATCAGAACATTGATGATGCTAGAGaagtttttgaaaatttagCTGCCACCGGAAATGGAGAGGCTCACACG GGCTTAGGTTTGATGTACGCCGCTGGAATCGGCGTGAACGTTTCACAGCCCAGAGCTTTGATACATTTGACTATGGGAGCTCTGGCTAATAGTACGTGGGCGCAGATGGCTCTCGGGTATAGATATTGGGCTGGAGTTACGGTACCTTCGGCGTGTGATAAGGCCTTGTACTTTTATAGAAAGGTTGCCACTAAAG TGGCCAATGAGGTATCGTTGAGCGGCGGTGCGGCCATACAGCGAGTAAGGATTCTTGACGAACATGAAAATTCCGGAGTCAATACATACACTCTATACAGCGATTTAATCGAATACTATCGTCTGTTGGCTGAGAAAGGAGATATACCCACTCAa gtGGGTCTTGGACAGTTGCACTATCAAGGCGTTCGAGGCGTTCCATTAGACATACAAAAAGCTATGAAATACTTTCAACAAGCTGCCGATGCTGGAAACGCCGAAGCTATGGCGTACCTCGGAAAA ATTTATTTAGAAGGAAGCGATTCTGTCAAAGCTGATAATGAAACCGCTTTGAAGTACTTCAAGAAAGCTGCCGAGTTGAACAATCCAGTCGGGCAGTCAGGGCTCGGTTTGATGTATTTGCACGGTCGAGGAGTACACAAGGACACCAATCAAGCtttgaagtattttaaattgGCTGCCGATCAGGGCTGGGTAGACGGACAGTTGCAATTGGGCAATATGTACTTTG GTGGCATTGGAGTCAGGCGAGATTTCAAAATGGCTAATAAGTATTACTATCTGGCTTCGCAGTCGAACCATGTGCTCGCCATCTATCATCTGGGGCAGATGCACGCTGAAGGTTTGGGTGTGTTGCGCTCTTGTCCGACAGCGGTTgag TTCTTCAAGACTGTTGCCGAGCGCGGTAAATGGGGTGAGCAGCTCATGCTGGCTTTCCATGAGTATAGACAGTTTGAGAAGAACAAGGCGTTCGTGCAGTTTGCTATTATGGCTCAATTGGGATATGAGATTGCTCAAAGCAACGCAGCGTGTTTGCTCGATAGAG GTGAAGTGACATTATTCAGTGGCCCGCCTGAAGACTACGTCCGAGCGTTGACCTACTGGAGTCGATCGGCAGCCCAGGGTTACTCTCCAGCTCAAGTAAAACTAGGAGACTATCATTACTACGGATTGGGAACTCCCGTCGACTACGAAACTGCCGCCAGCCATTACAG GTTAGCGTCTGAACAGCAACACAACGCACAAGCAATGTTCAATCTGGGTTACATGCACGAGCAGGGATTGGGCATGAGACGCGACGTCCATCTAGCTAAGCGGTGCTACGATCTTGCAGCCGAGACAAGTCCAGACGCCAAGGTTCCGGTCGCCTTAGCACTGCTCAAACTCATGATCGTCTTCAACCTAGAATCGTTCCAAGAA AATCCGATATCGATGCTGTTCCCGATCGACGAATCCTTCCTAACGAATTGGGACATCTACTTGATCACAATCCTGACGGGAATACTCGGAGCCGTCATATACTTCAGACGGCCGAGAGGCGTACAACAGCCGGCGAATTGA